The sequence TCACCGGGACCATGCCCTTGTTGCGGTCGTCGCTGTGGTAGCGGGAGTCCGCCGACGCCTGGCGGTGGTCGCCCATCACCCAGAGCTTGCCCTGCGGGACGGTGACCTTGAAGGTGCCCTTGTCGTCGTTGCTGCACGGGGTGTTGCCGGGGAACACATAAGGCTCGTCCAGGGCCTTGCCGTTGACCTTCACCGGTCCGTCGCCCGCGCACTCCACGGTGTCGCCGCCGACGCCGATCACCCGCTTGATGAGGTCCTTCTCCTCGGCCGAGGGCATCACGCCGATGAAACTCAGCACCTTCTGCACGGTGTTGGGCGGGTCGACGGCCACGCCGTCCAGCCAGCCGTCCGGGTCGTGGAAGACGATCACCTCGCCCCGCTCCGGCTCGGATCCGAACCAGGGGGTCAGCTTGTCGACGAGGACCCGGTCGCCCTTCTGGAGGGTGTTCTGCATGGACTCCGACGGGATGGAGAAGGCCTGGACGAGGAAGGTCTTGATGAGCAGGGCCAGGACCAGGGCGATCCCGATGAGGAGCGGCAGCTCCACCCAGAACGGCCGGTTCCTTCTCGTCCCCGCCCGCCGTGCACCCGCACGCACCATTACGCCGCTCCTCGCCCCGTGTCCCGCGCACCCGCCCCGGTGGGGAACGGATCTTGTCGGGTCACTCTATGGGGCGCGGCGGATGCGGCGGGTCGCGGCTCCGGACGCGGGCGTCAGGTGGCGGGGGCGGGCGGTGGGGCGGGGGCGGTGCCGTCCGGCGGGATGGTGGCCCCGGCACCGGCGCGCACCGCTTCGACCACGCTCTGGTGGAAGGCCCGGCTCTCCTCCTCGGAGGCGCACGGCACGGGGCTGCCCGCCAGGGTGAACCAGTCCGACGAACCGCTGTACTGCACGGCGACCGACGCCTGGCCCTCGGACCACGTCGTATGCACCGTGAGGTCTCCGCTCAGGATGCCGGCTTCTTCGGTGCGGACTCCGCCTGTTCCCGCGAAGACACCGCTGGTCGTCCACGATGCCCAGCTCATGACGTGTCGCCTTTCGGACGATGACAAGCCTCTGCGGCGGACTGCTTCCGAGTATGGCACCGCTGTTGGGAGGGTGCACGGGGTGCGGAGGCGGTTCCTCCGCGGGCCGGTCTCACGCGCGTTCCCGTACGCCCCGGACGAATGCGGCCTGGCCCGCGTGCTGGAGGTCTTCGGCGATGACGCTGATCAGCCGGACACCCAGGGTGACCGGGGGCGACCAGTCCTCGTCGACGATGCGGTCGAGGCCCCGGCCGTCCAGTCCCCGGACGAAGTCGAGGGTCTGTTCGTGGACGGCGTCGTAGTAGCCGAGGAGCAGGTCGGCGGAGTCGACGCGGACGGCGGCGACCTCGTCGCTGCTGTGCCCGAAGCCGGTCGCCTCCTCGTCGAACGGGAGCCCGAAGCGGTCGGCCCAGCCCTTGGTGAGCCAGACCTGGCCGGTGCCCGCGGCGTCGGCGATGTGGTCGTCCTGGACCCGGGTGAGGTGCCAGATCAGCCAGGAGATCGAGTTCGCCCCGTCGTCGATCCGGGCGTTGAGGTCGTCGGCCGAGAGCCCTTCGGCCGCCGCGTGGACCGCTTCCCTGACCCGGTCGAACGCCTCGGCCAGCATGTTCGCACTGTTCATCCGTTCACCTTGGCCTCCGGGCCCGCGCGAACGGCGCTCCGACACACCGCCCGCGCCGACCCCGCCCAGCCCTACCGCAGGCCGTCCAGCCACTGGGTCAGCAGCCGGCTCACCTCGTCGGGGCGCTCCTGCTGGATCCAGTGGCCGCAGCCGTCGAGGATGTGCGCGGCGGAGAGGCCGGGGAGGGTGGCCGGGTAGGCGTCGATGGCGTCGGCCATCCAGGTGGTGGAGGCGTCGAGGGCGCCGCCGATGAAGAGGGAGGGCTGCGTGATGGGCGCTCCGTGCCAGGCGGCGAGGTCCTCCCAGTCCCGGTCGACGTTGCGGTAGCGGTTGAGGGCGCCGGTGAATCCGGAGCGTTCGAACTCCCCGCTGTAGACGTCGAGGTCGGCCTCGGTGAGCCACGCGGGCAGGGGTCCGGCGGGGAGCCGGTCGGCGAGCTGCGCTCCCGGGGGTACGAAGAAGAGCTTGCCGTGCTCCTCGGGGGCGAGGGTTCCGCCGGTCAGCCCGGTGTAGAAGCCGGCGAGCCAGCCGCGTACGTCCCGTTCGATCTCCGCCTCGGCCCGGCCGGGGGTCTGGAAGTAGCTGACGTAGAACTCCTCTCCACCGCCGATCCGGGCGAAGCCGTCGGTGGGGCGGTGCTCCCCGCGCGGGGAGTAGGGGACGCTGAGCAGGCCGACGGCGGTGAAGACGTCCGGGCGGAGCAGGGCGCTGTTGGCGGCGATGGGCGAGCCCCAGTCGTGGCCGATCACCGTGGCCGTCTCCTCGCCGAGGGCGTGGACGACGGCGGTGTTGTCGGCGACGTGGGCGAGCATGCGGTAGGCGTCGGTGGCGGCGGGCTTGGCGGAACGCCCGTACCCGCGTACGTCGATGGCGACGGCCCGGTATCCGGCGGCGGCCAGCGCGGGGAGCTGGTGGCGCCAGGAGTACCAGGACTCGGGGAAGCCGTGGACGAGGAGGACGAGGGGGCCGGTGCCCTGTTCGACCAGGTGGATGCGGCCGCCGGGGGTGTCCGCCAGGCGGTGGACCGCGCCGGGCGGGGTGGTGGGGTCCGTCGGGGGCTGCGGCATGGTTCCTCCTCGGGCGCCCCAGGGGTACGGGGCGGTCGTGACGGTGCGGTCGGGCGGCCGGGCAGGAGTCCGGCCGCCCGGGTCACGATCATTCGGGGGCGTCCGCCGCCCGCACAAGGATCTTTGCCGTACCGGCAAAAGGGGGCGGGAGGACGGTCAGACGAGGAGCCGCAGCAGGTGTGCGCAGGCGGTGGCCTCGTCCGGGTGGCGGGCGAGGACTTCGTCCTTGCCGCGTTCGTACGCGCCGGTCTCCCATCCGCCGGCCGCCGCCCGTCGCAGGAAGAGGAAGTCGGGCGGGGTGGGGGCCGGCTCGTGGACGCCTTCGATCCGGTAGTAGCCGCCGGGGATCCCGGCCTCCACGAGTGCGGTGTTCAACGTCTGACGGTCCACGGGGTGTTACGCGCCCACGGAGGTGAGGTAGCCGTGGTCCAGCAGCCACTTCACGTTCAGCCGCTCACCCTCGCCGGGGTTGAGGAAGACCGGGTCCAGCTTGATCTGCTGGCCGCCGCCGGGCTGCTCGAACCAGGGGGCGATGCTGCCCTGCCAGACCCAGAAGGGCTTGGCCACCTTGTAGACGCGGTAGTCGCAGGGGGTGGCCGCTTCCCGGGTGTTGAGGTTCTGCGGGGGCAGGGCGCGCTCGGCGTAGGCGTCACCGGCCGGGGCGAGGTAGCCGCCGTACTCCGAGCCGAAGCGGTCCAGGCGCTGGCCGGGGCGGAGCTTGGCGGGTTCCTTGTCGATCTCGCCGTTGACCTCGCCGAAGCCGTCGTTGGGCGGGTACTTCCAGCTGCCGGTGTCCGCGGGCCCCTCCCAGTACTTCTTGAGGAAGGCCTGCGGGGAGAGGTCGCCGGTGCGCTGGTAGCCCTTGAGGAGCGGGCCGACCGGGGCGAGGCGGTTGTTCGGCAGCCACTTCGGGCCGAGCCGGGCGTCGCCGCGGTACTCGCCGGTGCAGGGCTCGTGCCGCTCGGCGGCGGCCGGGGCGTCGGGCTGCGGGGCGGCGTTCGCCGCGGGGGCGGTGATCAGTCCGGCGGTGATGCCGAGCGCGGCAAGTACGGTACGCATGCGGTTCATTCAGGAATCCCCTCGAGCACTGATGATCAATCAGACAGCTGACGAAGGGTAACCGCTCGGCTACCTGGAGCATCCGCGCCATGCCGTTTTCCGGCCAGGACGGACCATGCCGACCGGCGCCGGGGGACAGCACAGCGCCCCGGCCGGGTGGAGCTGGGGCCCGGCCGGGGCGCGATGGGTGGAACAGGGCCTGCGGTCAGCTGACGTTGACGTCGATGCAGGCGTAGAAGGCGTTCGAGGTGTCCGCGATGTTCCAGACCGCGAGGACCTTCTGCTGACCGGTCTTGCTGCCGAAGTCGACCTGGTGGGTGACGGTCGCGCCGGGCTGCGCGCCGCCGTCGTCGAACTCGGCGATCTTCTCTCCGCCGATGAAGTACTGCCAGGTGCTGGTGGAGTGCCGGGCGGTGAGCTTCCACTCGAACTCCTGCGAGCGGTTCACCGGGGTGACCGCCCAGCCCTTGGAGTCGTCGTCGAGTTCGGCGAACCCGCTGTTCCCGCCGCTGCAACTGGTGAGCCCCTTGGGGCCCTCGACGCTCTGCGGTTCGTAGCTGATCGATCCGCAGCTGACCGTGCCGGCGGCGCACTGGGCCTGCCTGCTGGGCGGGTTGGAGATGTAGCCGTGGGCGTTGGCGGAGCTCGCCGGGAGGCTCAGGGCCAGGACCGGGGCGAGGACGGCGCCGACGGCGAGTGCGGTCTTCCTTTTCGCGTGCATGCTTCTCCTTCACATGAGACCGCACCGCGCGGTGGCGGGCCGTGGGGGGCCCGGCTTCGGCGGCGAGGCCTCGCGAGTGTGGGGCCTACGAGGCGCGAAGGGCCGCAAGTCCCTTGCCGGACAGGCCTGATGACCCGTGCCGGAAAGGCCTTGCACTTGGCCTAGACCATACTCACCGTCGCGTACGCGTCAAGGGAGCGGTACGTGTGGCCGTACGAGTGGCGGGAGGGGCGGCGGCCGGGCGCGGGCCGCGACGGACGGTCACCGCGCCGGGCCGCCGGGCCCATCAGCCCTGGTCGTCGCCGTAGCGGACGGTGACGCGCTCGAAGCCGAGGGAGCCGAGCAGCCCCTTCAGCATGTCCGCGGTGTTCTTCTCGGCGCGGGCGGTCAGCCCGCTCTCCTTCGCCGCCTCACCGATGTGCCGGACGGCCAGCTGGTTGACCGCCTGTTCGCTGCTCGGATTGTCGGAGAAGAAGTCGCCGAGCCGGTCCAGGAGCCCGCGCTGCTTGGAGACGGCGTAGGAGCGGTCCGGGTCCAGGGCCGGCTTGCCCAGCACCGCGTGCGGCAGCCGGATCTCGGCGGTGGTCCGGTCCTCGTTGACGACGACCCCGTCCTCGGTGACCTTCCCGAGGTCGACGGAGGCGCCGACCGTGCCCGCGCCGACGAACAGCGTGCGGGTGCCGCGTACCGCGTCGGGCAGGAACTTGGCGTCCTTCTCCAGGTCGACGACGACCTGGAAGTTGCCCGAGGCCGCCTCGTACGCGCTCATGTCCTGGATGGACTTGAGGATGGCGGGGCCGGACCGGTCGCGGGTCTCCTCCCCGAAGAGGCTGTCGAGGCCCGGCAGCAGGCTGAGCTTGCCCGCGGCGAAGATCAGGGCCAGGACGGCCGCGCAGATGCCGACGGCTTTCAGCAGGCCCCGCCCGGGACGGGGCGTGGGCTTCTTCCCGCTCGGCGGGGCGGTATCCGTGGTTGCGTCGCTGGACGTCATGGACTGCATGTGACCCGCAGGCGCGATTTCAACCCATCTCCCTTGCGAAATAAGCCAGTTCGGCCAGTGCGGGTAGACGGATGCGGGCGGCGGGCTCTCAGGGGCGGCCGGACAGCTCCGTGGTGTCGTCGGAGGTCGTGGTGGTGGTCACCGATGTGGTGACGTTGCCGATGAGGCCGAGCACCAGGAAGAGCACCACGAGCCACTTCCCGGCGCTGCTCATGACCAGCGGCCGGGTTGCGGAGCGGGAGTGTTCCGGTGCCACGGCGAGGTCGTCGTCCCCGAAGAGGCCCTTGGGGTAGGCCGGGGTGAGCATCATGGCGTACGCCGAGAACCGCATCCGGTAGCGCAGGGTGGCCGCGGTCGCCTCGAACAGGGGGCGCGGCATCCGGCCCAGGACCAGCGTGATGACCCACCACACGAAGCACAGGGCCCACCAGCCGTAGACCGCGAGGCTCTGCACGATCGCCGCCGGGATCATCAGGAAGATCCGGAACAGCACCGCGAGCCGGTTGAGAGCCGTGGGCCGTACGTCGATCTGGACCGGGTAGTCCGGCGGCGGGGTCAGCGCGAAGGGCGGGTAGCGGTCGATCAGCAGCATCTGGCTCGCCGAGACGCGCATGTCGTACCCGAGGAACTGAGCCAGGAACCGGAAGACGGGCTCGGGCAGCCGTCCCAGCACCAGGGCGGCGAACCAGCCCACGATCACGGTGAAGAAAGCGGCGATGTGCAGGAAGAACAGCACGATGAAATGGGGGATCAGGAGCAGCAGTCGGAAGAAGACCGTCAGCCGGCGCTGACGGCCGGGTTCGACGATGTCGAGAACGGGCCTGAACTCGTCGGCGTCGGTCTCCTTGCGGCCCGGGCTCCACCGGCCGTCGGCCATGTCGCTCCTCCTCGGCAGGGGGTCCGTACGGCGGCGGCGCGCAGGACATGCCCCCACGCTGCGGCCGCACGGCACGGGCCGCAAACGGCCGCGGCCCGAACGGGTGGAGCGGCTGCCCGGGTCCTGTGCTGGCGGGGGGGCCTGGGCGTCCGGTTCCGTGGGCTTCTGCCAGGAGTGCTCGGTCAGGTTCGCCGGATGGTGGCGGGTCTGTTTGATGGGTGCTGTCGCCTGTTCCGCGACGCCCGTCCCAAGGCTCAGAGCGAGGTGGCCACGCGCACGAGATCGGCCACCGGCCGTGACCGGCTCTCCGGCGGCCAGGCGAGCACGGTCGTCACGGGGGGCGCGTCCGTCACCGGTACGGCGACCAGGTCCCGCCGCAGGTCGACGGCGGCCGAGGCGGGCAGGACCACGGTGGCCCGGCCGAGGGCGATCAGCTGGAAGAGCTGGGTCAGGTTCCGCACCACGACCCCGGGGCCCTCGGGGCAGCTGCCGTCCGGGCCGGGCCAGCGGGCCGGTGGAGGGCCGGGCGCGGCGGTCACCTCGGCCTGCCGCACCGCTGTCCGGCCGGCCAGCGGGTGGTCGCCGGGCAGGACCGCGACCTGCCCCTCGGTGAGCAGTACCTCCGTGTCGAGTCCGGTGACCGCGTCGAACGGCAGATGCAGCAGCGCCACGTCCGCACGCCCCGAGCACAGCAGCTCCCGCTGCTCGTGCGCCTCGCACAGCACCAGGTCGACCGCGCACGCACCCGGGTGCGCACCGTACGCGTCGAGCACCTTGGCCAGGAGCTCGCCCGCCGTACCGGCCTTGACCGCCAGAGCGATGCGCGGCCGCCGTTCGGCCGCCTCCCGGGTACGGCGTTCGGCGGCTTCCGCCGCCGCGAGGATCGCGCGTGCCTCCGTCAGCAGCACCGCTCCGGCGTCGGTGAGCCGGACGCGGCGGCTGGACCGCTCCACCAGCACCACGCCGAGTCGTCGCTCCAGGCCGGCGAGCGCACGGGACAGCGCGGGCTGGGCGATCCCGAGCCGCTCGGCCGCTCGGCCGAAGTGCAGGTCCTCCGCGACCGCGACGAAGTACCTCAGCTCGCGCATCTCCATACCGGCACCGTAGTCCGTCCGAACCACGACCGATGCCGCGGAGGCATCGCTGCGAGACCCGTACGGTGTTGGATTCCGGCCTGCGGGCGCCGATGCTGGCGGACATGAGCGAACAGACGATCGCGCTGGTCACCGGCGCGAACAAGGGGATCGGATACGAGATCGCGGCGGGCCTCGGCGCGCTGGGCTGGCGTATCGGCGTCGGCGCCAGGGACCGGGAGCGCGGCACGGAGGCGGTCGCGGCGCTGTCCGCGAGGGGGGTGGATGCCTTCGCCGTGCCCTTGGACGTCACCGACGACGCCGACGTGAGCGCCGCCGCCCGGCTTCTGGAGGAGCGCGCGGGACGACTCGACGTACTCGTCAACAACGCCGGAGCGGCGGGCGGTTGGCCCGACGAGCCGACATCACTCGACCCGGCCGGCCTCCTGCGGCTGGTCGACACCAACGTGGTCGGGGTCATCCGGGTGACCAACGCGATGCTTCCCCTGCTGCGCCGCTCCGCACATCCGCGGATCGTCAACCAGTCCAGCCACGTCGGCTCCCTCACGTTGCAGACCGATCCCGGTACCGACCTCGGAGGAATCAGCGGAGGCTACGCGCCGACGAAGACCTTCCTCAACGCGGTCACCGTCCAGTACGCCGCGGAACTGCGCGGCACCGGAATCCTCGTCAACAACGCCTGCCCCGGCTATGTGGCCACCGGCCTCAACGGCTTCAGCGGGACCCGTTCCCCGGCAGAGGGCGCGCAGATCGCGATCCGGCTGGCGACCCTCCCCGACGACGGCCCCACCGGGGGCCTTTTCGACGACGGGGGCCCCGTGCCCTGGTGAAGCCCCCGGAGTCAGCGCCTGCGGAGGCGGTCCAGCAGGGCGCGGCCGGAGCCGGGCCGGGCGCCGCCCACGGTGGGGCGACCGCTCGAACCCCTGGCCTTCGTCAGGCGCGTGCCACCGGCCCGCGCCCCGGCCTTGGACGGCTCCTTCGCCTTGGCCGTGCCCCGGGGGTTCGCCCAAGTCCTCGTCGTCCCCGCCTTCGTCGCCCCTGCCTTCGTTCCGGTCTTCGTCGTTCCGGCCTTCGCCTTGGTCCGGGACGGCGTCGTCCTCTCCGTGGTCTTCGGCTCCGCCGTGGGCTTGACCGCCTCGGCCCGCGGGGTGTGCGCGTGCGCGTGGTAGCTGTGGCTGATCCGGCGGCCCAGCAGGAAGTAGCCGAGCAGGGCGCCCGCCGTGTTGAGGATGACGTCGTCGATGTCGAAGGCGCGGCCGGTGACCAGGGCGCCCTGGACCAGTTCCACGAGGACCATGACGGCGGCGGTCAGCAGCGTCATGCTGATCATCCGCAGGCGGCGCGGCACGAGGAACGGGAGCAGCAGCCCGAAGGGCACGCCCAGCAGCAGGTTTCCGCCCGCCTGCTTGCACGCGGCGAGGAAGGTGTAGTCCTCGGCGTACTGGCGCAGCGACCGGCCCGGCTGGAGATTCGACGTGACGATGTCCTCGGAGGCCGGTGAGGGGGTGAGCGTCACCTTGGCCAGGAGGACGGAGAACGCCACCAGCCCCAGCAACACCACCGTCAGGACGGTCACCCTCAGCAGTACGCGTGCCCATGTCCTCTGTCGCGTACGGGGATTCGTCTCTGAAGTCATGGCGGACAGTTGCCCCCGCCGGGGCGGAAAACACCCGGGCGGGCGTCCGAGCCTGAAAATCGCCCGGCCGTCCGGTGCCGCCTGCGACGATGGGCCCATGAGCGCACGTGAGAAGAAGGACCTGCTGGCCGAGACCGACCGGCTGCGCGAGGAGGGCCGGGCCGGGGAGGCGCGCGAGCGGCTGCTCGCCCTGACCGCCGAGTTCCCCGACGACGCGGAGGTGGCCTACCGGACCGCGTGGGTCCACGACGTCCTGGGCCTGGAGAGCGAGGCGGTGGCGTACTACGAACGCAGCCTGGCGGGGACGGGGCTCAGTACGGAGGACCGGCGGGGGGCGCTGCTGGGTCTCGGCAGCACCTACCGGGTGCTGGGGCGGTACGGGCAGGCCGTGGAGACGCTCCGGCGGGGTGTCGAGGAGTTTCCGGACGACGGGGCGCTGAAGACGTTCCTGGCGATGGCCCTGTTCAACACGGAGGAGCACCACGAGGCGATGCAGCTGCTGCTCCGGCTGGTGGCCTCGACGAGCGAGGACCGGCAGGTGCAGCAGTACCGGCCGGCCATCGAGCACTACGCGAAGGACCTCCACGAGACCATGTGACCGGGGCATCGTCAGTAGGAGAGCCCACCCGTACGCGGCGCGCCGCTTCGGCGGCGGAGCGCGGTCCCGGAGCGCGGACGAACCGAGAATGCTCGCGTGCACTCCCCTCCTCCGCCTCCGTCCCCCTCGTCCGCCGCGCGTCGGGCCGACGGCTTCTCCCGGCGCGGCGAGTGGGCGCTGCTGCTCCTGTCCGCGGCTTCCGGTGCGGCGGACGCGTTCGTCTTCCTCTGTGTCGGGCAGGTCTTCGCCGGGGTGATGACCGGGAATCTGGTCCTGCTCGGGGCCTCGGCGGCCGGGGCGGGCGAGGACGGGGTGGCGCTGCGGGTGGTCACCGCCCTGGCGGCGTACGCCTGCGGGGCGGCGGCCGGTGCGCTGATGGCGGGGCTCCCGCTGGGGCTGATGCTGCTGGCCGAGTCCGTCCTGCTCGGGGTGGCGGCTGTGCTGTGGGGGTTCGGTCCGGTCGCGTCGTACGGTGACCGGCTCGGGCTGCTGGCCCTGGTGTCGCTGGCCATGGGCGTCCAGGGGCGCATCCGGGTGA is a genomic window of Streptomyces sp. SID8374 containing:
- a CDS encoding VanZ family protein — encoded protein: MTSETNPRTRQRTWARVLLRVTVLTVVLLGLVAFSVLLAKVTLTPSPASEDIVTSNLQPGRSLRQYAEDYTFLAACKQAGGNLLLGVPFGLLLPFLVPRRLRMISMTLLTAAVMVLVELVQGALVTGRAFDIDDVILNTAGALLGYFLLGRRISHSYHAHAHTPRAEAVKPTAEPKTTERTTPSRTKAKAGTTKTGTKAGATKAGTTRTWANPRGTAKAKEPSKAGARAGGTRLTKARGSSGRPTVGGARPGSGRALLDRLRRR
- a CDS encoding TNT domain-containing protein, with product MNRMRTVLAALGITAGLITAPAANAAPQPDAPAAAERHEPCTGEYRGDARLGPKWLPNNRLAPVGPLLKGYQRTGDLSPQAFLKKYWEGPADTGSWKYPPNDGFGEVNGEIDKEPAKLRPGQRLDRFGSEYGGYLAPAGDAYAERALPPQNLNTREAATPCDYRVYKVAKPFWVWQGSIAPWFEQPGGGQQIKLDPVFLNPGEGERLNVKWLLDHGYLTSVGA
- a CDS encoding alpha/beta hydrolase, with protein sequence MPQPPTDPTTPPGAVHRLADTPGGRIHLVEQGTGPLVLLVHGFPESWYSWRHQLPALAAAGYRAVAIDVRGYGRSAKPAATDAYRMLAHVADNTAVVHALGEETATVIGHDWGSPIAANSALLRPDVFTAVGLLSVPYSPRGEHRPTDGFARIGGGEEFYVSYFQTPGRAEAEIERDVRGWLAGFYTGLTGGTLAPEEHGKLFFVPPGAQLADRLPAGPLPAWLTEADLDVYSGEFERSGFTGALNRYRNVDRDWEDLAAWHGAPITQPSLFIGGALDASTTWMADAIDAYPATLPGLSAAHILDGCGHWIQQERPDEVSRLLTQWLDGLR
- a CDS encoding YoaK family protein: MLLSAASGAADAFVFLCVGQVFAGVMTGNLVLLGASAAGAGEDGVALRVVTALAAYACGAAAGALMAGLPLGLMLLAESVLLGVAAVLWGFGPVASYGDRLGLLALVSLAMGVQGRIRVTPTNYFTGTLTSLAGRAAARELTPGDVWVVGRLGAVVAGAGLAALSERWWSPGAALGPVVLVAAAMVLETAPRGGRDKGKPRPDRGNPAGAA
- a CDS encoding tetratricopeptide repeat protein, producing the protein MSAREKKDLLAETDRLREEGRAGEARERLLALTAEFPDDAEVAYRTAWVHDVLGLESEAVAYYERSLAGTGLSTEDRRGALLGLGSTYRVLGRYGQAVETLRRGVEEFPDDGALKTFLAMALFNTEEHHEAMQLLLRLVASTSEDRQVQQYRPAIEHYAKDLHETM
- a CDS encoding DUF4230 domain-containing protein → MTSSDATTDTAPPSGKKPTPRPGRGLLKAVGICAAVLALIFAAGKLSLLPGLDSLFGEETRDRSGPAILKSIQDMSAYEAASGNFQVVVDLEKDAKFLPDAVRGTRTLFVGAGTVGASVDLGKVTEDGVVVNEDRTTAEIRLPHAVLGKPALDPDRSYAVSKQRGLLDRLGDFFSDNPSSEQAVNQLAVRHIGEAAKESGLTARAEKNTADMLKGLLGSLGFERVTVRYGDDQG
- a CDS encoding lytic polysaccharide monooxygenase auxiliary activity family 9 protein, which gives rise to MHAKRKTALAVGAVLAPVLALSLPASSANAHGYISNPPSRQAQCAAGTVSCGSISYEPQSVEGPKGLTSCSGGNSGFAELDDDSKGWAVTPVNRSQEFEWKLTARHSTSTWQYFIGGEKIAEFDDGGAQPGATVTHQVDFGSKTGQQKVLAVWNIADTSNAFYACIDVNVS
- the lepB gene encoding signal peptidase I, whose protein sequence is MVRAGARRAGTRRNRPFWVELPLLIGIALVLALLIKTFLVQAFSIPSESMQNTLQKGDRVLVDKLTPWFGSEPERGEVIVFHDPDGWLDGVAVDPPNTVQKVLSFIGVMPSAEEKDLIKRVIGVGGDTVECAGDGPVKVNGKALDEPYVFPGNTPCSNDDKGTFKVTVPQGKLWVMGDHRQASADSRYHSDDRNKGMVPVNEVVGRAVVVAWPAGRWDTLPVPATFATP
- a CDS encoding DUF664 domain-containing protein; translation: MNSANMLAEAFDRVREAVHAAAEGLSADDLNARIDDGANSISWLIWHLTRVQDDHIADAAGTGQVWLTKGWADRFGLPFDEEATGFGHSSDEVAAVRVDSADLLLGYYDAVHEQTLDFVRGLDGRGLDRIVDEDWSPPVTLGVRLISVIAEDLQHAGQAAFVRGVRERA
- a CDS encoding LysR family transcriptional regulator, coding for MEMRELRYFVAVAEDLHFGRAAERLGIAQPALSRALAGLERRLGVVLVERSSRRVRLTDAGAVLLTEARAILAAAEAAERRTREAAERRPRIALAVKAGTAGELLAKVLDAYGAHPGACAVDLVLCEAHEQRELLCSGRADVALLHLPFDAVTGLDTEVLLTEGQVAVLPGDHPLAGRTAVRQAEVTAAPGPPPARWPGPDGSCPEGPGVVVRNLTQLFQLIALGRATVVLPASAAVDLRRDLVAVPVTDAPPVTTVLAWPPESRSRPVADLVRVATSL
- a CDS encoding DUF4389 domain-containing protein, with protein sequence MADGRWSPGRKETDADEFRPVLDIVEPGRQRRLTVFFRLLLLIPHFIVLFFLHIAAFFTVIVGWFAALVLGRLPEPVFRFLAQFLGYDMRVSASQMLLIDRYPPFALTPPPDYPVQIDVRPTALNRLAVLFRIFLMIPAAIVQSLAVYGWWALCFVWWVITLVLGRMPRPLFEATAATLRYRMRFSAYAMMLTPAYPKGLFGDDDLAVAPEHSRSATRPLVMSSAGKWLVVLFLVLGLIGNVTTSVTTTTTSDDTTELSGRP
- a CDS encoding SDR family oxidoreductase; protein product: MLADMSEQTIALVTGANKGIGYEIAAGLGALGWRIGVGARDRERGTEAVAALSARGVDAFAVPLDVTDDADVSAAARLLEERAGRLDVLVNNAGAAGGWPDEPTSLDPAGLLRLVDTNVVGVIRVTNAMLPLLRRSAHPRIVNQSSHVGSLTLQTDPGTDLGGISGGYAPTKTFLNAVTVQYAAELRGTGILVNNACPGYVATGLNGFSGTRSPAEGAQIAIRLATLPDDGPTGGLFDDGGPVPW